A genomic window from Streptomyces sp. NBC_01429 includes:
- a CDS encoding SCO1860 family LAETG-anchored protein: MNSNTFRMPARRCAAVVAAATLTAGPVLLAAPAQATGGKGEGRASAVVLGVGLDVSLLNKTVNVPLKVALNEVQAPASAEKTALSAQLDGVDQGRPFTLLRADVATSKATADADRAEGYSNIAHAKVHVPGLPLLSLIEIQEVTSKAVCEAGKRPVAESNLLGPVTVLGKKVTLSAGGTTLVRVPGVGEVTLDLSKTHTTSRTAAASALELKVSVNPLKLNVAEVEGTVTLAGATCESPEAPAPEKPKPEESKPGEHKPEESKPEPVKPTESDKPADETEKTEVKTQTGAEPVAANLAETGGSSTTPYLAGGAAALLAAGGGALLVARKARARR; the protein is encoded by the coding sequence TTGAACAGCAACACCTTCCGCATGCCCGCGCGCCGGTGCGCCGCCGTCGTGGCGGCCGCCACGCTGACGGCCGGACCGGTACTCCTCGCCGCCCCGGCACAGGCCACCGGAGGCAAGGGCGAGGGACGGGCGAGTGCGGTCGTGCTCGGCGTCGGACTCGACGTGTCCCTGCTCAACAAGACCGTCAACGTGCCGCTCAAGGTCGCGCTCAACGAGGTCCAGGCGCCGGCGAGCGCGGAGAAGACGGCGCTCAGCGCCCAGTTGGACGGCGTGGACCAGGGCAGGCCGTTCACCCTGCTGCGTGCCGACGTGGCCACCTCGAAGGCGACGGCCGACGCGGACAGGGCCGAGGGCTACAGCAACATCGCGCACGCCAAGGTCCATGTCCCCGGGCTGCCGCTGCTCTCCCTGATCGAGATCCAGGAGGTCACCTCCAAGGCGGTCTGCGAGGCCGGGAAGCGGCCGGTCGCCGAATCGAATCTGCTCGGTCCCGTGACCGTCCTCGGCAAGAAGGTCACGCTGTCGGCGGGCGGCACCACCCTGGTCCGGGTGCCGGGCGTCGGAGAGGTCACGCTCGACCTGTCGAAGACGCACACCACGTCCCGTACGGCGGCGGCCTCGGCGCTCGAACTCAAGGTGTCGGTCAATCCGCTCAAGCTGAACGTCGCCGAGGTCGAGGGCACGGTCACGCTCGCCGGGGCCACCTGTGAGTCGCCCGAGGCGCCCGCGCCGGAGAAGCCGAAGCCGGAGGAGTCGAAGCCCGGGGAGCACAAGCCGGAGGAGTCGAAGCCGGAGCCCGTGAAGCCGACGGAGTCGGACAAGCCGGCCGACGAGACGGAGAAGACCGAGGTGAAGACCCAGACCGGGGCGGAGCCGGTCGCGGCCAACCTCGCCGAGACCGGAGGCAGTTCCACGACTCCGTACCTCGCGGGCGGCGCGGCGGCCCTGCTCGCGGCGGGCGGCGGCGCGCTGCTCGTGGCCAGGAAGGCCCGCGCCAGGCGCTGA
- a CDS encoding NUDIX hydrolase translates to MSDTSERGAMRDASVIVARDLNGMVAVLSAEFPRHGGEYVFLPGGRREGDETPEECARRELREEAGVTADTWCLLGSYAITLNSPARIHLFLAEGLTCGPRQLTPSEADFKLMWWPMADAIQAATQGRFLLQGGPLALLLTQQATSV, encoded by the coding sequence ATGAGCGACACATCCGAGCGGGGGGCTATGCGCGACGCCTCCGTCATCGTGGCCCGAGACCTGAACGGCATGGTCGCCGTCCTGAGTGCCGAATTCCCCCGGCACGGTGGCGAGTACGTGTTCCTGCCCGGGGGGCGCCGGGAAGGCGACGAGACACCGGAGGAGTGTGCGCGGCGCGAACTTCGTGAAGAAGCCGGTGTCACTGCCGACACCTGGTGCCTCCTCGGTTCGTACGCCATCACTCTGAACTCCCCAGCCCGTATCCACCTCTTCCTGGCCGAGGGTCTCACCTGCGGGCCGCGTCAACTCACCCCGAGCGAAGCGGACTTCAAACTGATGTGGTGGCCGATGGCCGACGCGATCCAGGCCGCCACTCAGGGTCGATTCCTCCTTCAGGGCGGCCCCCTGGCGTTGCTGCTGACCCAGCAGGCAACCTCAGTCTGA
- a CDS encoding XRE family transcriptional regulator codes for MDATRNTVLEAWMAEHGHSSNSLADAVNGALGRLTGRTGGLDGSSIRSWKAGRVKWPKSATRKALEDVTGLPAVALGFVPRGRTSLTPPPQEGPDMKRRTLFGGIAAAAAAAAAPGTSPRRIGMSDVDRLRTRFAEVIASDHRHGGQLGIEQRAATLANEALNLQNAGSATQRVRSSLYACAASFRSSAMWAAIDGRRYDDAKGHMREAQGLAEMSGDQAIKFRIWSHTGTMYRHMGRPSDALAANDVARNLHITRRDPLFACLGHARQAATYGLTGDTAAVQRALGCAQDALERADPALARPVWMAAVSDGAELETLALAAHLRLGNFEQAETHAHQSLTLLRPQMRRDRAINITRLAAAQLGQGDIELAVATAVKVPSDIAAQHARVTRMLQEFGAALPATAAGSPAVRTWAEHAAAWRTTA; via the coding sequence ATGGACGCCACGCGCAACACGGTGCTTGAGGCATGGATGGCCGAGCATGGGCACAGCTCCAACAGCCTGGCCGACGCCGTGAACGGGGCTCTTGGGCGACTGACCGGACGAACCGGCGGGCTGGACGGCTCGTCGATCCGGTCCTGGAAAGCAGGTCGGGTCAAGTGGCCGAAATCGGCTACCCGTAAGGCACTTGAGGATGTCACCGGCCTACCCGCCGTCGCTTTAGGGTTCGTTCCACGGGGCCGGACCTCACTCACGCCCCCACCGCAGGAGGGCCCCGATATGAAGCGCCGCACTCTCTTCGGCGGTATCGCTGCCGCCGCAGCAGCGGCAGCCGCCCCCGGCACATCGCCTCGCCGTATCGGTATGAGCGATGTCGACCGTCTGCGGACACGCTTCGCCGAGGTCATCGCCAGTGACCACCGCCACGGAGGACAACTCGGCATCGAGCAGCGGGCCGCCACACTGGCCAACGAGGCACTGAACCTTCAGAACGCGGGCAGCGCGACCCAGCGTGTACGCAGCAGTCTGTACGCCTGCGCGGCGTCGTTCCGCTCCTCGGCGATGTGGGCAGCGATCGACGGCCGCCGCTACGACGACGCGAAGGGGCACATGCGCGAAGCGCAGGGCCTCGCCGAGATGTCCGGCGACCAGGCGATCAAGTTTCGCATCTGGAGTCACACGGGGACCATGTACCGCCATATGGGCCGCCCTTCGGATGCTCTCGCTGCCAACGATGTCGCCCGCAATCTGCACATCACTCGCCGTGACCCCCTGTTCGCCTGCCTCGGGCATGCCCGCCAGGCCGCCACCTACGGGCTCACCGGCGACACCGCAGCCGTACAGCGTGCTCTCGGCTGCGCTCAGGACGCACTCGAACGCGCCGATCCGGCTCTCGCTCGACCGGTATGGATGGCCGCGGTCAGCGACGGTGCAGAGCTTGAAACACTCGCTCTCGCCGCGCACCTTCGCCTCGGAAACTTCGAACAAGCGGAAACGCATGCTCACCAGAGCCTGACCCTGCTTCGCCCTCAGATGCGTCGCGACCGCGCTATCAACATCACCCGGCTCGCCGCCGCCCAACTCGGACAAGGCGATATTGAACTGGCCGTCGCCACGGCGGTAAAGGTCCCCTCTGACATCGCTGCCCAACACGCCCGAGTGACGCGCATGCTGCAAGAGTTCGGGGCCGCACTGCCCGCCACCGCGGCGGGCAGCCCCGCTGTGCGGACATGGGCCGAGCACGCCGCCGCCTGGAGGACCACAGCATGA
- a CDS encoding dTMP kinase has translation MVLEGVSGVGKSTLSRLLAKRLGATAIHTLTDPHTGWSDAVNREIRPLPQFAFYLSGLLHASDAVRQALTVGPVVVDRYASSVAACHAAVNGVGLDQVNELITPFRMYLVAPDATFYLISSDHSLRERMGTKADVKQDDTDLFGVPGRLARIRENFQAVADEDPSAVTLPTDGRSPDDLAHIIVKHLEDRRA, from the coding sequence GTGGTCCTGGAAGGCGTCTCAGGGGTGGGGAAGTCAACGCTCAGCCGCCTGCTTGCCAAGCGGCTCGGCGCCACGGCGATCCACACACTCACCGATCCGCACACCGGCTGGTCCGACGCGGTCAACCGGGAGATCCGACCGCTGCCGCAGTTCGCCTTCTACCTCTCCGGTCTCCTCCACGCCTCCGACGCCGTACGGCAGGCCCTGACTGTGGGGCCCGTGGTCGTGGACCGGTACGCCTCCTCGGTCGCGGCCTGCCACGCCGCAGTCAACGGCGTCGGCCTGGACCAGGTGAATGAGCTGATCACCCCGTTCCGGATGTACCTCGTGGCACCGGACGCCACCTTCTACCTCATCAGCTCCGATCACTCCTTGAGGGAACGGATGGGGACCAAGGCGGACGTGAAGCAGGACGACACCGACCTGTTCGGTGTTCCCGGACGCCTTGCCCGGATCCGGGAGAACTTCCAGGCCGTAGCCGACGAGGACCCGAGCGCCGTCACGCTCCCCACCGACGGCCGCAGCCCTGACGACCTGGCTCACATCATCGTCAAACACCTGGAGGACAGGCGTGCTTAA
- the ectA gene encoding diaminobutyrate acetyltransferase yields the protein MTAAQADLAGARSEFSRLRTIDTPRVEDGAAIWRIARDSEVLDLNSSYSYLLWCRDFAATSLVARDDGGAPVAFVTGYVRPERPETLVVWQVAVDRGQRGKGLAGALLDELTARVTGELGITAVETTVTPDNTASDRLFTAYAARHGATLEREVLFDGELFPDGVHQPEVLYRIGPLSP from the coding sequence ATGACCGCCGCACAAGCAGACCTTGCAGGCGCCCGAAGCGAATTCTCCCGACTCCGCACGATCGACACCCCACGAGTGGAGGACGGAGCCGCGATCTGGCGCATCGCCCGCGACTCCGAGGTCCTGGACCTCAACTCCTCGTACAGCTACCTGCTCTGGTGTCGTGACTTCGCCGCCACCTCACTCGTCGCCCGCGACGACGGCGGAGCGCCGGTCGCGTTCGTCACGGGGTACGTCAGGCCCGAGCGCCCCGAGACCCTGGTCGTCTGGCAGGTGGCCGTCGACCGCGGCCAGCGCGGGAAGGGCCTGGCCGGCGCGCTGCTGGACGAGCTGACCGCCCGGGTCACCGGCGAGCTGGGAATCACCGCCGTCGAGACGACCGTGACCCCCGACAACACCGCCTCGGACCGGCTGTTCACCGCGTACGCGGCGCGCCACGGCGCGACGCTGGAGCGCGAGGTCCTCTTCGACGGCGAGCTGTTCCCCGACGGCGTGCACCAGCCGGAGGTGCTGTAC
- a CDS encoding pyridoxal-phosphate-dependent aminotransferase family protein: MTHPLLDLPPLTAAHFAAIERRVAALLATGNDVVITQGEALLPLEGCVRGGARPGSTALNVVTGPYGQTFGNWLRDCGANVVDLEVPFHTAVTAAQVEHALAAHPEIDFVSLVHAEAATGNTNPVAEIGEVVRAHGALFMLDAVASVAAEPLLPDAWGVDLCVIGAQKAMGGPAGVSAVSVSPRAWERFAANPAAPRRSYLSLLDWKERWIDAGRRALPHAPAQLEMLALEACLERVESAGLDTVAARHASAAAATRAGARALGGGLDPFVHEAADAAPVATTLRTPAGADAAELVAKALAADPALPLIAARAGTAELVRVNHYGPHATLETVRASLAALGAALGATGAPVDLEAASRAAGEAWK; the protein is encoded by the coding sequence GTGACCCACCCCCTGCTGGACCTGCCCCCGCTGACCGCCGCGCACTTCGCCGCGATCGAGCGCCGTGTCGCCGCGCTCCTGGCCACCGGGAACGATGTCGTGATCACGCAGGGCGAGGCCCTGCTGCCGCTGGAGGGGTGCGTGCGCGGCGGCGCGAGGCCGGGTTCGACCGCGCTGAACGTGGTCACCGGGCCCTACGGGCAGACCTTCGGCAACTGGCTGCGGGACTGCGGCGCGAACGTCGTCGACCTGGAGGTGCCCTTCCACACGGCCGTCACCGCCGCCCAGGTCGAGCACGCCCTCGCCGCGCACCCCGAGATCGACTTCGTATCGCTGGTGCACGCCGAGGCGGCGACCGGCAACACCAATCCGGTCGCGGAGATCGGCGAGGTGGTACGGGCCCACGGCGCCCTGTTCATGCTGGACGCCGTCGCTTCGGTGGCCGCCGAGCCGCTGCTGCCGGACGCCTGGGGCGTCGACCTGTGCGTCATCGGCGCGCAGAAGGCGATGGGCGGGCCCGCCGGGGTCTCGGCGGTCTCGGTGAGCCCGCGCGCCTGGGAGCGGTTCGCGGCCAATCCGGCGGCGCCCCGGCGCTCGTACCTGTCGCTGCTCGACTGGAAGGAGCGCTGGATCGACGCGGGCCGCAGGGCGCTGCCGCACGCACCGGCCCAGCTGGAGATGCTGGCGCTGGAGGCGTGTCTGGAGCGCGTCGAGTCGGCCGGCCTCGACACCGTGGCGGCCCGGCACGCGTCCGCCGCCGCCGCGACGCGGGCGGGCGCGCGGGCGCTGGGCGGCGGTCTCGATCCGTTCGTCCACGAGGCCGCGGACGCCGCTCCGGTGGCGACGACGCTCCGCACCCCGGCCGGGGCGGACGCGGCCGAGCTGGTGGCGAAGGCGCTGGCGGCCGATCCGGCGCTGCCGCTGATCGCGGCGAGGGCGGGAACCGCCGAGCTGGTCCGGGTCAACCACTACGGGCCCCACGCGACCCTCGAAACGGTGCGGGCCTCGCTGGCGGCGCTGGGCGCGGCGCTCGGCGCGACGGGCGCCCCGGTGGACCTCGAAGCCGCCTCGCGCGCGGCCGGTGAAGCCTGGAAGTGA
- a CDS encoding cobalamin biosynthesis protein encodes MIGRGPVAGPDLVVGVGASSGALAEDVLALIALTLREAGLPPGRVVELATVASAAARPAIAGAGARLGVPVRGWPPELLARVPVPNPSAVPLAATGTASVAEAAALMGGGTLLVPKRKSGAGGRRSAVTCAVASRGHSEWNRPGRT; translated from the coding sequence GTGATCGGACGGGGCCCGGTGGCCGGGCCGGACCTGGTGGTCGGAGTCGGCGCGAGCAGCGGCGCCTTGGCCGAGGACGTACTCGCGCTGATCGCGCTCACCCTGCGCGAGGCGGGGCTCCCGCCCGGCCGGGTGGTGGAACTGGCGACCGTGGCGTCCGCCGCCGCGCGGCCCGCGATCGCCGGGGCCGGGGCGCGGCTCGGGGTGCCGGTACGGGGCTGGCCGCCGGAGCTGCTGGCCCGTGTCCCCGTACCGAATCCGTCGGCCGTGCCGCTGGCGGCGACCGGGACCGCTTCGGTCGCCGAGGCCGCCGCGCTGATGGGCGGGGGCACGCTGCTGGTGCCGAAGCGGAAGTCGGGGGCGGGGGGCCGGCGGTCCGCTGTCACCTGTGCCGTGGCGAGTAGGGGCCACTCGGAGTGGAACCGGCCGGGGCGGACATGA
- the cobC gene encoding Rv2231c family pyridoxal phosphate-dependent protein CobC, with product MSTRDDPHDLRHHGDAEVRDGAAGLIDLAVNVRTGTPPDWLRERIAASLTGLAAYPDGRAARAAVAARHGLPVERVLLTAGAAEAFVLLARALPVRRPVVVHPQFTEPEAALRDAGHTVRRVLLRASEGFRLDPAAVPDDADLVVIGNPTNPTSVLHPAEAIAKLARPGRTLVVDEAFMDAVPGEPEALAGCADVPGLVVLRSLTKTWGLAGLRIGYVLAEPETVAALERAQPLWPVSTPALAAAEACVSPEALAEAERAALGIAVERAHLLAGLAEFEEIRTVEAARGPFVLVRTDRADAVRARLRTLGFAARRGDTFPGLGPQWLRLAVRDRVTTNRFLQALDQALTAVGG from the coding sequence ATGTCTACGCGCGATGACCCCCATGACCTGCGCCATCACGGCGATGCCGAGGTACGGGACGGGGCGGCGGGACTGATCGATCTCGCCGTCAACGTCCGTACCGGCACGCCCCCCGACTGGCTGCGCGAGCGCATCGCCGCGTCGCTGACCGGGCTGGCCGCCTACCCCGACGGGCGGGCGGCGCGCGCGGCGGTCGCGGCGCGGCACGGGCTGCCGGTGGAGCGGGTGCTGCTGACGGCGGGCGCGGCGGAGGCGTTCGTGCTGCTCGCCCGCGCGCTGCCGGTGCGCCGGCCCGTGGTCGTCCATCCGCAGTTCACCGAGCCGGAGGCGGCCCTGCGGGACGCGGGTCACACGGTGCGGCGGGTGCTGCTGCGCGCGTCGGAGGGCTTCCGGCTCGATCCGGCGGCGGTGCCCGACGACGCGGACCTGGTCGTGATCGGGAATCCGACGAACCCGACGTCCGTGCTGCATCCGGCCGAGGCCATCGCGAAGCTGGCCCGTCCCGGGCGGACGCTGGTGGTGGACGAGGCGTTCATGGACGCGGTGCCGGGCGAGCCGGAGGCGCTGGCCGGGTGTGCGGATGTGCCGGGGCTCGTGGTGCTGCGCAGCCTGACCAAGACCTGGGGGCTCGCGGGGCTGCGCATCGGCTACGTGCTGGCGGAGCCGGAGACGGTGGCGGCGCTGGAGCGCGCGCAGCCGCTGTGGCCGGTGTCGACTCCCGCGCTGGCGGCGGCGGAGGCGTGCGTGTCGCCCGAGGCGCTGGCCGAGGCGGAGCGGGCGGCGCTCGGGATCGCGGTGGAGCGGGCGCATCTGCTCGCCGGTCTCGCGGAGTTCGAGGAGATACGCACGGTGGAGGCGGCGCGCGGCCCCTTCGTGCTCGTACGGACGGACCGCGCCGACGCGGTACGGGCCAGGCTGCGCACGCTGGGCTTCGCGGCCCGCCGCGGGGACACGTTTCCGGGTCTGGGGCCGCAGTGGCTGCGGCTCGCGGTCCGCGACCGGGTCACGACGAATCGTTTCCTCCAGGCCCTGGACCAGGCACTGACGGCGGTGGGCGGCTGA
- a CDS encoding radical SAM protein has product MTAAGAAAAEARCAPDSTSLEGVPVMTIPLPIAGLDWTALRNFAALRGQLRVSLTPICNVKCWFCHNEGDVPPPFTHLHRDAKPRARELTAEDYVNVLRELIGAGLKRVYFTGGEPLTSRLAQSVLTRLPVRGPDVSYTLITNGLLVRTHQDWLATTGLDKVKVSLHYFSDESFRAIAQTRYGVAAVLDGIEAARETFERVELNTLIQRENEHELRDILAFALERRLPAQFIELVDTDFNADRKSSAVGAHGLIDYLRTLTREEEAVVSGVGQGRRIFRIDGIEIDVIHRELGRHHVGQCGTCPVKAKCVEGFWALRMDHAGGIQPCLLRDDLRMDIRSLLDQPEQVPAAVAQHVAAFTEGTL; this is encoded by the coding sequence ATGACGGCCGCCGGTGCGGCTGCCGCCGAGGCGCGGTGCGCGCCGGATTCCACCTCTCTTGAAGGAGTACCGGTCATGACCATTCCGCTCCCGATTGCCGGCTTGGACTGGACCGCGCTGCGGAACTTCGCCGCGCTGCGAGGACAGCTCAGGGTCTCGCTGACACCCATCTGCAACGTGAAGTGCTGGTTCTGCCACAACGAGGGCGATGTGCCACCACCGTTCACACATCTGCACCGCGACGCCAAGCCCCGAGCCCGCGAGTTGACCGCCGAGGACTACGTGAACGTGCTGCGTGAGCTGATCGGAGCCGGTCTGAAGCGCGTGTACTTCACCGGCGGCGAGCCACTTACGTCAAGGCTCGCCCAGTCTGTTCTGACCCGGCTTCCCGTTCGCGGTCCGGACGTGTCCTACACGCTGATCACGAACGGCCTCCTGGTGCGCACGCACCAGGACTGGCTCGCCACGACCGGCCTGGACAAGGTGAAGGTCTCCCTTCACTACTTCTCCGACGAGTCCTTCCGGGCCATTGCCCAGACTCGCTACGGCGTCGCGGCCGTCCTGGACGGCATCGAGGCTGCCCGCGAGACGTTCGAACGAGTGGAGCTGAACACGCTCATCCAGCGCGAGAACGAACACGAGCTGCGCGACATCCTCGCGTTCGCCCTCGAACGCAGGCTGCCGGCGCAGTTCATCGAGCTGGTCGACACCGACTTCAACGCCGACCGGAAGTCCTCGGCGGTCGGGGCTCACGGCCTCATCGACTACCTGCGCACACTGACGCGCGAGGAGGAAGCGGTGGTCTCCGGCGTCGGTCAGGGACGGCGGATCTTCCGCATCGACGGCATCGAGATCGACGTCATACACCGCGAACTGGGCCGCCATCACGTTGGCCAGTGTGGCACCTGCCCGGTGAAGGCCAAGTGTGTCGAGGGCTTTTGGGCCCTGCGCATGGACCATGCCGGCGGAATCCAGCCCTGCCTTCTGCGCGACGACCTGCGCATGGACATCCGGTCATTGCTGGACCAGCCGGAGCAGGTTCCCGCAGCCGTGGCCCAGCACGTCGCCGCCTTCACCGAGGGCACTCTGTGA
- a CDS encoding STM4013/SEN3800 family hydrolase: protein MIDAAEVVTSGTSILFVTLDSLRYDVARAALHAGRTPSLARILPGGVWEERRTPGTFTLPAHIAFFSGFLPKLPQPVQPPRLWECRPPAFKDVDAGTFVFDAPNLLTGLAQYGYRTVCIGGVTYFSRETPLGSVLPDMFQEDHWRPEFCSPEPESTRHQVDHALTVAEQYADRPLFLFVNVSATHVPHGHYTGDSGDSWRSQAAALAYADTHLGRLVEALTTKRRWLIIMCADHGDAFGEDGYHGRGIAHPTVLNVPFAALLTP from the coding sequence GTGATTGACGCGGCCGAGGTAGTCACCAGCGGCACCAGCATCCTGTTCGTCACCCTCGATTCCCTGCGCTACGACGTCGCCCGCGCGGCCCTGCATGCCGGTCGGACACCGAGCCTGGCGAGGATCCTGCCGGGTGGTGTGTGGGAGGAGCGCCGCACTCCCGGCACCTTCACCCTCCCCGCGCACATCGCGTTCTTCTCCGGCTTCTTACCCAAGCTGCCCCAGCCCGTGCAGCCGCCCAGGCTGTGGGAGTGCCGCCCGCCCGCCTTCAAGGACGTCGATGCGGGCACGTTCGTCTTCGACGCACCGAACCTCCTCACCGGGCTCGCCCAGTACGGATACCGCACCGTGTGCATCGGCGGCGTCACCTACTTCTCCCGGGAGACACCGCTCGGGTCGGTGCTGCCCGACATGTTCCAGGAGGACCACTGGCGGCCCGAGTTCTGCTCCCCGGAGCCCGAATCCACACGCCACCAGGTCGACCACGCCCTGACCGTGGCCGAGCAGTACGCCGACCGCCCGCTGTTCCTGTTCGTCAACGTCTCCGCCACCCACGTTCCCCACGGCCACTACACGGGCGACAGCGGCGACTCCTGGCGCTCCCAAGCCGCCGCGCTGGCCTACGCGGACACACACCTCGGCCGTCTGGTCGAAGCGCTCACCACCAAGAGGAGATGGCTGATCATCATGTGCGCCGACCACGGCGACGCCTTCGGCGAGGACGGCTACCACGGCCGTGGCATCGCCCACCCCACCGTGCTGAACGTACCGTTCGCCGCCCTGCTCACCCCGTAA
- a CDS encoding amidohydrolase family protein gives MSDHAVLRVKGRILVGPEEARDELWVVGGRITYERPPGARDVRTVEGWALPGLVDAHCHVGLDHHGAVDAATSEKQALTDRDAGALLLRDAGSPADTRWTDARPDLPKIIRAGRHIARTRRYIRNYAHEIEPGELVAYVAREARRGDGWVKLVGDWIDREAGDLTACWPRAEVEAAIAEAHRLGARVTAHCFAEAALRDLVEAGIDCVEHATGLTEDTIPLFAERGVAIVPTLVNIATFPQLAAGGQERYPRWSAHMNRLYERRYDTVRAAYDAGVPVFVGTDAGGGLAHGLVAAEVEELTKAGIPPLEALSATTWGARSWLGRPALDEGAPGDLVVYDEDPRVDVRALAAPRRIVLNGRVVG, from the coding sequence ATGAGCGATCACGCGGTGCTGCGGGTGAAGGGCCGGATCCTGGTCGGCCCCGAGGAGGCCAGGGACGAACTGTGGGTGGTGGGCGGCCGTATCACCTACGAACGGCCCCCGGGCGCCCGTGACGTCCGTACGGTCGAGGGCTGGGCGCTGCCCGGACTGGTCGACGCCCACTGCCATGTCGGCCTCGACCACCATGGCGCGGTCGACGCCGCGACCAGCGAGAAGCAGGCGCTGACCGACCGGGACGCGGGCGCCCTGCTGCTCAGGGACGCGGGTTCCCCCGCGGACACCCGCTGGACCGACGCGCGCCCGGACCTTCCGAAGATCATCAGGGCGGGCCGCCACATCGCCCGCACCCGCCGCTACATCCGCAACTACGCGCACGAGATCGAGCCGGGAGAACTGGTGGCGTATGTGGCGAGAGAGGCGCGGCGCGGCGACGGCTGGGTCAAGCTCGTCGGTGACTGGATCGACCGCGAAGCGGGCGACCTGACCGCCTGCTGGCCGCGCGCCGAGGTGGAGGCGGCCATAGCCGAGGCGCACCGGCTCGGTGCCCGCGTCACGGCGCACTGCTTCGCCGAGGCCGCGCTGCGCGATCTGGTGGAGGCGGGCATCGACTGCGTCGAGCACGCCACCGGGCTCACCGAGGACACCATCCCGCTCTTCGCCGAACGCGGCGTGGCGATCGTTCCGACGCTCGTCAACATCGCTACCTTCCCGCAGCTCGCGGCGGGCGGCCAGGAGCGCTACCCGCGCTGGTCCGCGCATATGAACCGGTTGTACGAACGTCGGTACGACACGGTCCGCGCGGCATACGACGCGGGCGTCCCGGTCTTCGTCGGCACGGACGCGGGCGGCGGCCTCGCCCACGGCCTGGTGGCGGCCGAGGTCGAGGAGCTGACGAAGGCCGGCATCCCGCCGCTGGAGGCGCTCTCCGCCACCACCTGGGGGGCCAGGAGCTGGCTGGGACGTCCAGCGCTGGACGAGGGCGCCCCGGGCGATCTGGTGGTCTACGACGAGGATCCCCGGGTCGACGTACGGGCCCTGGCGGCGCCGCGCCGGATCGTGCTGAACGGGCGGGTGGTCGGCTGA
- a CDS encoding ATP-binding protein, whose protein sequence is MTSLSNPVQAAPVGHPAYSQTFPCEPETAEAGRKLVRHALAVWRLDDLGDRSALIMSELVANAARHTPCPSIRLMVGRPSARRVRVGVVDRAPSLLPELSPVDTDDESGRGLLLIDAIADRWGYDLHGNGRSVWGKEVWAEILIETGQ, encoded by the coding sequence ATGACGAGTCTCAGTAACCCAGTTCAGGCCGCGCCCGTCGGTCATCCCGCCTACAGCCAAACGTTTCCGTGCGAGCCGGAGACGGCCGAGGCCGGCCGCAAGCTTGTCCGCCACGCCCTCGCCGTATGGCGCCTCGACGATCTCGGCGACCGCTCGGCGCTGATCATGTCCGAGCTGGTCGCGAACGCTGCCCGGCACACCCCTTGCCCCTCGATCCGCCTGATGGTCGGGCGGCCGAGCGCGAGACGGGTACGCGTCGGAGTGGTGGACCGGGCGCCCTCGCTACTGCCGGAACTCAGCCCGGTCGACACCGACGACGAGTCCGGCCGCGGCCTGCTCCTCATCGACGCGATCGCCGACCGCTGGGGATACGACCTTCACGGAAACGGCAGGAGCGTATGGGGCAAAGAGGTTTGGGCGGAGATCCTCATTGAAACCGGACAGTGA